One genomic region from Capra hircus breed San Clemente chromosome 18, ASM170441v1, whole genome shotgun sequence encodes:
- the CD79A gene encoding B-cell antigen receptor complex-associated protein alpha chain, whose amino-acid sequence MPEGPQALQSPPATIFLLLISAAGLGPGCQALWVEWGPPSVTVSVGEEVRLQCIHNGSNTNVTWWRVPQGNSSWPPVLHLGSLGAGGELIFKQVNKSHRGMYRCEVSDGKKMQRSCGTYLRVREPLPRPFLDMGEGTKNNIITAEGIILLICAVVPGTLLLFRKRWQNMKFGADIQDDYEDENLYEGLNLDDCSMYEDISRGLQGTYQDVGSLHIGDAQLEKP is encoded by the exons ATGCCTGAGGGTCCCCAAGCCCTGCAAAGCCCGCCTGCCACCATCTTTCTCCTCCTGATCTCCGCTGCTGGCCTGG GCCCTGGGTGCCAGGCCCTGTGGGTGGAGTGGGGCCCACCCTCGGTGACGGTGAGCGTGGGGGAGGAGGTGCGCCTCCAGTGCATACACAACGGCAGCAACACCAACGTCACGTGGTGGCGCGTCCCCCAAGGCAACTCCTCATGGCCCCCTGTGTTGCATCTCGGGAGCCTGGGTGCCGGGGGCGAGCTGATCTTCAAACAAGTGAACAAGAGCCACAGGGGCATGTATAGGTGCGAAGTCAGTGACGGCAAGAAGATGCAGCGCTCCTGCGGGACGTACCTCCGCGTGCGAG AGCCGCTCCCCAGGCCCTTCCTGGACATGGGGGAGGGCACCAAGAACAACATCATCACCGCTGAGGGCATCATCCTCCTCATCTGCGCCGTGGTGCCTGGAACGCTGCTGCTCTTCCGG AAACGATGGCAGAACATGAAATTCGGGGCTGATATCCAGGATGACTACGAAGATGAAAATCTCTATGAG GGCCTGAACCTAGATGACTGCTCCATGTATGAGGACATCTCCCGGGGCCTCCAGGGCACCTACCAGGACGTGGGCAGCCTCCACATCGGAGATGCTCAGCTGGAGAAGCCGTGA